GGAGCCCAACGCATCCCGGGCTCTGGCTTTCTTGCGACCGCGCGACACGGTGGGACTCGGGCAGGTAGGATAGGGCGCGGCGAGGGAACGCCGCCGCATTTCGGCACCATCCGTCTCCAGCCCTTCTACCGCGCCGAGTTCGGCTCTAAGGACGGCGCTTTCCCCGTCACCGAACTCGCAGGTCGCACCAGCATCGCCGTCCCGTTCCCACAGCCATGTAGGACCACCTTGTCGCCGACGCCGAGGACTAGGGCGCGGACGTCCTCGGCGCCCGCTTGGGAGGAGCAGTAGGCAAGAGCGCAGTCGCAGTCTACGAGGTTGCGATGGCGACGGGGCAAGGGGTGCGAACACAGCCCTGACATAGCATCTACCGGGCTGTCCTCCCGGTGGATTTCTTCGGCTGGCGGACTCCACTTACCTAAGATGCCTGAGCCTTTCGTTGATGAGGTCCGGGTTGAACTGCTCCGGGTCGTACGACTCCCCGAGCCATTCCACTGAGTCTTCGTACTCAGGATGACCGGGATTCTGGATGATCTCCAACTTCTCAAGATAACCGAATATTCCACCGCAGTCCTCTGGTGGTGCCGCTCTCTTGCCGCCGGTGCAGAGCGGGTAGTCTACCCCCGGCTCGGGAGGGAGGATCTTCTCTACAAGGATATCATGCACCCAGTTATCCCCGAAGTCATAGATGTATTGGAACTTTGTCTTGGGTTGGCGAACCACCTCATCCAGGCGGCTCTCCGCTGCGTCCTGGAATTCAACCCAGCCGCTGGGATCGGGGATGCCGAACAACTCTCGGCCGACGCGAAATTCCCATGCGTGATAATCTTCCCAGTCCATGGCCACCTGAAGGATCTCGTGGAGATCAGCGAGGGTCACGTCGCCTGGAACCAAGAGACGCCTCCATATCGGGGGCCTGATGCCCCTCAGCGTCACCTTCAACTGATACACTCTGGCCTTGTCTTGCGGTTTGCTGGTTGATATAGCATGGCTTGCGGAGGAAGTGGTAGCATTCATTTGTGCATGCGGCTCCCTTTCGTATGTGGCTCTGCACTAAAGCAGGCACCTACAGTGTAGCCTGCGGCATACGATAATGGCAACAGGGCTCGTCCATTGTTGGCTCGTTCATTTTGGGTTGATGAATTCGAGAAGAGTGCGGAGTATTCCGGCCTTTCGGCCGCCGAACGAGAGGAGAGCGGGTTCATCATCGGCGTCTTCGCTGAGCTAATGTACAACTATTCCCTGGAGACACCGGAGAAGTGGAGCGCGGCCGCGCTGGCGGAGTGCTGCCTGGATTTGTTTCCGAGGAAGGTGCTTTCCGGGCCTGAGTTCTATGGAGCAGTAGAGCCTGTCCTTACGGCGTTTTTTGCCTTCCTCCAGCGGAACGGCCGCATTACCAACGCTGCGGAGCTAACCAGGCGGCTTCGAGAAGTAGCTGGCGATATGATCAGGCGGGCAAACCAGCCGGAGAATTGGGGGTTAGCAAAAACGGTGTTCGTGGGGGCCCTTCGGGACGGGGTTGATCTTTCAGACGAGACTGCGTTGGCGCGGTACGTCGAAGAATGGAATGAGCGAGGTTACCCCAGGACAGGAGGCGCGGAGGGGCCGAGAAGGGTGGATCGAAAGGTGGGCCGAAACGAACCGTGCCCTTGCGGTAGCGGCAAGAAGTACAAAAGATGCTGCGGGGCTGCAGCAAAAGCGGTTGACCCCCCTGACATGGCAGGCGGTACACACAACTAGCATCGCGGCGCTTACGCGCGAAAGTCGCGCAGGCCTGGTGGACGGGCCTCGGCCTGGCAGGTGCGCAGCGTCGTCGGCGGAGTGCAAGGTTGCCGCCGCGGCTACCTGGGTGGACCCGGACACGTACCCGCGAGCGGGCGGAGGGAGAGGATTCACATAGAGCGGAAACCAAACTACAGTGAGGGAGTAACCTACGTTCTCGAGCTCGGAATCGCGGAGACGTTGTTGGTGAGGATAGGAATGGCAAGCCTCGAAACGGCCGAAGGCAGGTTTCATACGGTTCTGGAAATTGATCCAGGAAACATCGAGGCTCTCAACCTGTTGGCCCAGATCTGCGCGCAGACTCGAAGGCACTCAAAGGCCCGCGAGTTTCTTGTGCGCGCTTTGGAGAATCCGGCAGACGACCGAGATCTAGTGGTGGAACTCGTGGAAGCGCTCGCAGGAATCTACGAGAGGGCGGGCAAGTATCGGCTGGCCGTGAGGACATATCAGCTCGGGCTCGGACGCACTGAGAGCGCAGCGCTTCACAACGGCATTGCCTACTTTTACGCGAAACTTGGCCATTACGGAAAAGCCGTGTCTCACTCGAGGCGTGCCGTCGAGCTCGAGCCTGGCAACGCTGTCTATATGAGTGACCTCGGATATACACTGCTGGAAGCCGGGAACCTCGACGAGGCAAAGACGGTGTTGGAGCGGGCAATCGAGCTGGACCCTGCCAACGAGCTTGCCAGGGCGAACCTTGCACACTGCCTCCACCTGGGCTGGGGAATCCCTGTTACGAACGCCCTGGCGTCCTTACGGAGCAGTCAGTTAGCGCTGTCCGGCGGCCGGGCAGTCCTGCGCCTTTGCGCATCCCGAGTATCCTCGAGAATAGTGCGTAAAGTGTCTATCTCATCTTGCAGATAGCTCGGCCTTGTCCCCTGGTGCGTCGTAATCCTCGTGGGCGATGTCGAGCTGCTCCTGCACCGGCGCTTCCATCAGCGTTCCCCCTCCGATCAGTGGTATGGCACAAAACTTCCGGCTGCTGAAGTCCCCCTGCCACAGTCTGATGGAAGGCCTGGCGGCAGAGCTGCTCGATCCCTTTGCGGGACCGCCCGGTCGCTTTCTTGATCGACTCCTCCTTCTCCGGCAGGCGAAGATCAACCGGGGGTGAGGCGAACCTGTCATGCTCAGAGTGGGGAGGGACAGCAGTGGCCTATGGTATAATAACGATAGAGAGCTGACAATGAAGTGCCGAGAGTAGCGTGCGACCACTGTCTTGCGATCGGTGTATCCGGTTCAGGTTATCCGAGTTTCCCTGGCACCAGAGTAAGGCAGGCTGGTGCTGGGGTGAGGTGGTGCATCAGGTTCTTGATTATTCGCTGGAAAGCCCTGGGCAGGCGGGCGAGGAGGGGTGGCTCATGGAACGCATGGAAGTGCGCATACCACGCGTGCTGAGCATGTTACCCGAGAGTGAGAAGGGCACGTTTTCAAAGACGATAGCGTCCTCAGCCAAGCTGAGGGTGGCTGTTCTTGAAAAGAGGCTGCGGGAAGCACAAGCGATGCTCCAAAAGTTCGAAGATAAGTATGGCAAGGCTTACCCGGATTTCGAAAGGGATTTTCCTGACCATGGCGACATACAAGCCCACGAGGACCTCGTGGAATGGGCGTTTTGGGATCGGGTGGCAAGAGATTGCTCCACCGCCATAGAGGGCTACAAGCTCCTGACAGGCCACTGAAGGAGGCTGCGGCATGGAATTCATCGACATGCTGTTTGCCGAATTTGGTGACATCGTATCAGACGTGGACATTCACTCAGTGTCCACTGAAGAGGAAAGCTACAGGCACATCAAAGTTACGGTCAGGCTTGTCGACGGAAGCAGTCTGCGGGTGAGTGAGTTCACTATTTCCGGCGAAGACCTCGTCAGGTACAGCTACTACTGGTTAGACAGTGCCGACGCACTTATCGCCGGCTGGGACAACGCCCCGCATCACAGAGAGGTCTCCACGTTTCCGCACCACAAGCATCTTCGCCGGCAGGATAATGTGTTGCCATCAGAGGAACGAAACCTGAGGGATGTCCTGCGTGAGATCCAGCGTCGTATCGGGGAAGGGGCCGGCCCACAGCCCACCAGCTAGTAAGAACGGCGGTCCAAATGGGATCTTTTCTCAGGCCGTTTGACGCACCTTCCCGTCTTGCTGGGCCGTTGGGTCCAACGGAACGTCATGCCATCATGTGACAGGACAGGGCGCATAGGTAACGAGGTTCGAAGCCGCAATAGCAGCTTTGGAGATGCCAGGGTTCCCGGGGCGCTCCCGCGTCGTTGAGCGCGTGGGCATCCTTGACTCCGGCGTTTGGGCGTTTGGGTATCTAGAGACGCGTCCTCGGCAGCCCTCCCCTGGGTGTTTCGTGGGCAGACACGTGCCCTGCAATCAGCCTTGAGCCTACGCTGGGGGCTGCCGCGGGGTCGCTC
This Bacillota bacterium DNA region includes the following protein-coding sequences:
- a CDS encoding plasmid pRiA4b ORF-3 family protein, with amino-acid sequence MNATTSSASHAISTSKPQDKARVYQLKVTLRGIRPPIWRRLLVPGDVTLADLHEILQVAMDWEDYHAWEFRVGRELFGIPDPSGWVEFQDAAESRLDEVVRQPKTKFQYIYDFGDNWVHDILVEKILPPEPGVDYPLCTGGKRAAPPEDCGGIFGYLEKLEIIQNPGHPEYEDSVEWLGESYDPEQFNPDLINERLRHLR
- a CDS encoding tetratricopeptide repeat protein, coding for MRIGMASLETAEGRFHTVLEIDPGNIEALNLLAQICAQTRRHSKAREFLVRALENPADDRDLVVELVEALAGIYERAGKYRLAVRTYQLGLGRTESAALHNGIAYFYAKLGHYGKAVSHSRRAVELEPGNAVYMSDLGYTLLEAGNLDEAKTVLERAIELDPANELARANLAHCLHLGWGIPVTNALASLRSSQLALSGGRAVLRLCASRVSSRIVRKVSISSCR